In Alphaproteobacteria bacterium, one DNA window encodes the following:
- a CDS encoding peptidase P60, whose amino-acid sequence MENSPSRMDAVAEARAWLDTPFHHQASVKGAGCDCIGLIKGVGMALNLVDYDPASPQAQAFANYSMLPNSRRMREGLATWLVEIPVDEATLADIYFMAWGREPQHVAIITDKGIIHSYSGVGKVVEHALDESWRRRIVAAYRYPVFSEGE is encoded by the coding sequence ATGGAAAATAGCCCCTCTCGCATGGACGCGGTTGCCGAAGCCCGCGCATGGCTCGACACGCCGTTTCATCACCAAGCCTCGGTCAAAGGGGCTGGCTGCGACTGCATCGGGCTGATCAAGGGCGTTGGGATGGCGTTGAATCTGGTCGATTACGATCCGGCCTCGCCACAAGCGCAGGCCTTCGCCAATTATTCCATGCTGCCCAACAGCCGCCGCATGCGCGAGGGTTTGGCCACATGGCTGGTCGAAATCCCCGTGGACGAAGCGACGCTGGCAGACATCTATTTCATGGCGTGGGGGCGTGAGCCGCAGCATGTGGCGATCATCACCGATAAAGGCATCATCCATAGCTATTCCGGCGTTGGCAAAGTCGTCGAGCATGCACTGGACGAAAGCTGGCGACGTCGGATTGTGGCCGCATACCGTTACCCTGTTTTCTCCGAAGGCGAATAA
- a CDS encoding DUF2460 domain-containing protein codes for MTFHEVQFPPDIAYGATGGPEYLTSVVSMASGYEQRNANWSAARLKWNVASGLKHQTQLNTLIAFFRARKGKAYGFRFKDWTDYKATTQAIGTGDGATKTFQLVKSYISGAGSEIRTITKPVLSTVVPYLGGSKQTSGWSINTATGVLTFTVAPAQGVAVTADFEFDVPVRFDTDSMAVSIEQFDLHQWSDIPVIEIRV; via the coding sequence ATGACCTTTCACGAAGTCCAATTTCCGCCCGACATCGCCTATGGCGCGACGGGCGGGCCGGAATATCTGACCTCGGTCGTCTCGATGGCGTCTGGCTACGAGCAACGCAACGCGAACTGGTCGGCAGCGCGGCTTAAATGGAATGTAGCGTCAGGACTGAAACACCAGACCCAGCTTAACACGCTGATTGCCTTCTTTCGCGCACGTAAGGGTAAGGCCTATGGCTTCCGATTCAAGGATTGGACGGATTACAAGGCAACAACCCAAGCCATCGGAACAGGCGATGGAGCGACAAAGACCTTTCAGCTTGTCAAAAGTTATATTTCCGGCGCGGGCAGCGAAATACGCACGATCACAAAGCCTGTTCTAAGCACGGTCGTGCCATACCTCGGCGGCAGCAAACAAACATCTGGTTGGTCGATCAATACGGCGACGGGCGTTTTGACCTTTACGGTTGCTCCGGCGCAAGGCGTGGCGGTCACGGCGGATTTCGAGTTTGACGTGCCCGTGCGTTTCGACACCGACAGTATGGCCGTCAGCATTGAGCAATTCGACCTCCATCAATGGTCGGATATTCCCGTTATCGAGATTCGCGTTTAG
- a CDS encoding DUF2163 domain-containing protein, with the protein MKTATSQLAAHIAGETTTLATCWKVTRKDGDVFGFTDFDRDLTIDGIVYEARTGYTRSAIHTISDLSVDNLDIESALDSEALAAPDLRAGIWDNAEVLIFLVNWNALSQGKIIMKRGTIGQVELKDSIFKAELRGLTQALSQQIGELYTPNCRADLGDTRCKIDLAALTVASAVTAAEDRYGFTDTARTEVDDYWTGGLITWTSGANAGRKMEVRSFAAGAFELFLPMPSEIAVGDTYAVQPGCDKSFSTCCTKYNNAANFRGEPHVPGTDAVLSYPDGK; encoded by the coding sequence ATGAAAACAGCCACATCACAACTTGCCGCGCACATCGCGGGCGAGACCACCACGCTTGCGACCTGTTGGAAGGTCACGCGCAAGGACGGTGACGTATTCGGCTTCACCGATTTCGACCGCGACCTGACCATAGACGGTATCGTTTATGAAGCCCGGACGGGTTACACGCGCTCTGCCATCCATACGATTTCTGATTTGTCGGTCGATAACCTCGACATCGAAAGCGCGCTGGACAGCGAAGCCTTAGCTGCGCCTGACCTGCGAGCTGGCATTTGGGATAATGCCGAAGTGCTGATCTTTCTGGTCAATTGGAACGCCTTGTCGCAAGGCAAGATCATCATGAAGCGCGGCACAATCGGACAGGTCGAGCTAAAGGACTCGATTTTTAAGGCAGAACTGCGCGGCCTGACGCAGGCGCTTTCGCAGCAAATCGGCGAGCTTTACACGCCCAACTGCCGCGCTGATCTTGGCGATACGCGTTGCAAGATCGATTTAGCTGCCTTGACGGTGGCCAGCGCGGTCACGGCTGCAGAAGATCGCTATGGATTCACCGACACCGCTCGAACCGAGGTTGACGATTACTGGACGGGCGGGCTTATCACATGGACAAGCGGTGCGAACGCGGGGCGCAAAATGGAAGTCCGCTCCTTCGCTGCGGGCGCGTTTGAATTGTTCCTGCCCATGCCGTCTGAAATCGCTGTGGGCGATACCTATGCCGTTCAACCCGGATGCGACAAGTCGTTCTCGACCTGCTGCACAAAATACAATAACGCCGCAAACTTTCGCGGAGAACCGCATGTCCCAGGCACGGACGCCGTTTTGAGTTATCCCGATGGAAAATAG